In Flavobacterium cerinum, one genomic interval encodes:
- the nadE gene encoding NAD(+) synthase: MAHSNSFQVEKINTHIVNWLKDYAAQAHVKGFVVGISGGIDSAVTSTLCAQTGLPTLCVEMPIHQAASQVSRGQEHITQLKQRFANVSSVVSDLTPVFETFKQQVPSSDNEAILNLTLANTRARLRMTTLYYFAGLNSALVAGTGNKIEDFGVGFYTKYGDGGVDLSPIADLMKSEVRMLAQYLNVPESIIVAKPTDGLFGDDRSDEDQLGASYDELEFAMLAYKKGETEDDFVGRTREVMGIYRKLNRANQHKMNPIPVCNIPEDLK, encoded by the coding sequence ATGGCTCATTCAAACTCCTTCCAAGTTGAAAAAATAAATACACATATTGTAAACTGGCTTAAAGATTATGCGGCTCAGGCACATGTTAAAGGTTTTGTAGTTGGCATATCCGGCGGAATTGATTCGGCGGTCACTTCTACTTTATGTGCGCAGACCGGTTTACCCACTTTATGCGTAGAAATGCCGATTCACCAGGCCGCGAGTCAGGTTTCAAGAGGACAGGAGCATATTACACAACTCAAACAACGTTTTGCCAATGTATCCAGTGTCGTTTCCGATCTTACTCCCGTTTTCGAAACTTTCAAACAACAAGTTCCTTCATCCGACAATGAAGCCATTTTAAACCTTACGTTAGCCAATACGCGCGCCCGTTTACGAATGACAACCTTATATTACTTTGCCGGACTCAACAGTGCATTGGTTGCCGGAACCGGAAACAAGATAGAAGATTTCGGAGTTGGCTTTTACACCAAATACGGAGATGGCGGAGTGGATTTAAGTCCGATTGCCGACCTGATGAAATCAGAAGTTCGTATGCTCGCTCAATACCTCAACGTACCGGAAAGTATTATCGTCGCCAAGCCAACAGACGGGCTATTCGGAGACGATCGAAGTGACGAAGATCAGCTGGGTGCAAGCTATGATGAACTGGAATTTGCTATGCTAGCATACAAAAAAGGAGAGACCGAAGACGATTTTGTAGGAAGAACGCGTGAGGTCATGGGAATTTACCGTAAGTTAAATCGAGCTAACCAACACAAAATGAACCCAATACCCGTTTGCAACATCCCTGAAGATTTGAAATAA
- a CDS encoding LuxR C-terminal-related transcriptional regulator: MIKVCLADNHPVVQYGVKSFFKDNSEINFVGVVSNLYGLEELLRKKNVDVVVLDLELDGLTSISTVKTLTKEYPNTKIVIFTNLAEQIYAPNALKAGVSAYMHKNSKLEELEFAIKSVFVGNIIFSEAVRKNLALLNKGRKTDRLYRKLSSREIEVLRYLSDGKKNKEIAKLLNLNEKTISTYKLRLLTKLHVTNLVDLVNKAKTLEIV, encoded by the coding sequence ATGATAAAAGTTTGTTTAGCAGATAATCATCCCGTCGTTCAGTATGGGGTGAAATCCTTTTTCAAGGATAATTCGGAGATCAATTTTGTCGGAGTTGTTAGTAATTTATATGGCCTGGAGGAATTACTACGGAAAAAAAACGTAGATGTTGTTGTTTTAGATTTGGAATTGGACGGTTTGACCAGCATTAGCACCGTTAAAACGTTAACCAAAGAATATCCGAATACTAAAATTGTTATTTTCACAAATTTAGCAGAACAGATTTACGCTCCCAATGCATTGAAAGCCGGCGTTTCGGCTTATATGCATAAAAACTCAAAACTGGAAGAGTTGGAGTTCGCTATAAAAAGTGTATTTGTAGGAAATATCATCTTTAGTGAAGCGGTTCGTAAAAACCTTGCCTTACTCAACAAAGGACGAAAAACAGACAGGCTCTACCGCAAATTATCTTCTCGTGAGATTGAAGTTTTACGCTATTTAAGCGATGGAAAGAAAAACAAAGAGATTGCCAAACTGTTGAATTTAAACGAAAAAACGATCAGTACTTACAAGCTACGTCTATTGACTAAACTGCATGTAACGAATCTGGTAGACTTGGTTAACAAGGCCAAAACATTAGAAATTGTCTAG
- the dnaG gene encoding DNA primase has translation MIAQNTIETVFETARVEEVIGDFVQLKRAGSNLKGLSPFVDEKSPSFMVSPVKQIWKDFSSGKGGNVVTFLMEHEHFSYPEAIRYLAKKYNIEIEETEQSNEEREEANEKESMYLVSEFAQKYFHNTLINSDEGKAIGYSYFKERGFTGETIRKFGLGYSPESWDAFTKEALGKGYRLEYLDKTGLTIVKEDKQFDRFKGRVMFPIHSMSGRVLGFGGRILTNDKKAAKYLNSPESDIYHKSKVLYGIYQAKQAIAKLDNCYLVEGYTDVIQFNQAGIENVVASSGTALTPDQIRLVNRLTKNITVLFDGDAAGLRASVRGVDLILEAGMNVKVCSFPDGEDPDSFAKKTPYEELIQYLDANAKDFIQFKASLLMREANNDPIKKAELIRDMVTSISKIPDRIKREIYIQECSRIMDISEQVLVDTLAQLVQKDVTDAGKKLKQEQKEKVFEVVKNQGETASKIDVLYELERKLIEILLLYGNEVEEFEDVLLKANEEGEMVEVSEMNNYKVYHRIYLSLQEDEVELANDSFRAIYNNLIGYYHQNEKFEIEQYLMRLEPELAREVTNILMEEEREALHNWEVQQIIVKQKNQTISQYVSETILTLRWFLVDRIINDLKNSLSAEPTADNSEILMMAVDYQKLINTFSKKLGRVMSRYS, from the coding sequence ATGATTGCACAGAATACTATTGAAACCGTTTTCGAAACGGCCCGGGTGGAAGAAGTAATTGGCGATTTTGTCCAGTTAAAACGAGCAGGAAGTAACCTGAAAGGGTTAAGTCCGTTTGTGGATGAAAAATCACCGTCTTTTATGGTGTCGCCGGTTAAACAAATCTGGAAAGATTTTAGTTCCGGAAAAGGAGGTAATGTCGTGACTTTCCTGATGGAACACGAACATTTTTCCTATCCTGAAGCGATCCGATACCTGGCTAAAAAATACAATATCGAGATTGAAGAAACGGAGCAATCAAATGAAGAGCGTGAGGAAGCCAATGAAAAAGAAAGTATGTATCTGGTTTCTGAGTTCGCTCAAAAATATTTCCACAATACACTGATCAATTCTGATGAAGGAAAGGCTATCGGGTATTCCTATTTTAAAGAAAGAGGATTTACAGGAGAAACGATCCGGAAATTCGGATTGGGTTATTCGCCTGAAAGCTGGGATGCTTTTACAAAAGAAGCATTGGGAAAAGGATATCGATTGGAATATCTGGATAAAACTGGACTGACGATTGTTAAGGAAGATAAGCAGTTTGACCGTTTTAAAGGACGGGTGATGTTTCCGATTCACAGTATGTCCGGCCGCGTATTGGGATTTGGCGGGCGTATTCTGACAAATGACAAAAAAGCCGCCAAGTATCTGAATTCGCCGGAAAGTGATATCTATCATAAAAGTAAGGTCTTATACGGAATTTATCAGGCAAAGCAAGCAATTGCAAAATTGGATAATTGTTATCTGGTGGAAGGTTATACGGATGTAATCCAATTCAATCAGGCCGGAATTGAAAATGTAGTGGCTTCATCCGGTACCGCTTTGACTCCGGATCAGATTCGTTTGGTAAACCGACTAACAAAAAATATTACCGTACTTTTTGACGGTGATGCTGCCGGTTTAAGAGCATCGGTTCGTGGTGTTGACTTGATATTGGAAGCGGGAATGAATGTAAAAGTTTGTTCGTTTCCGGATGGTGAGGATCCGGATAGTTTTGCAAAAAAAACACCTTATGAGGAACTGATTCAGTATCTGGATGCGAATGCTAAGGATTTTATTCAGTTTAAAGCGTCTCTTTTAATGCGGGAAGCCAATAACGATCCGATTAAAAAAGCGGAATTAATCCGGGATATGGTGACGAGTATTTCTAAAATACCGGACCGTATCAAAAGGGAAATTTATATTCAGGAATGTTCCCGTATTATGGATATTTCCGAACAGGTATTGGTCGATACATTGGCACAACTGGTGCAGAAAGATGTGACTGATGCCGGAAAAAAATTAAAACAGGAGCAAAAGGAGAAAGTTTTCGAAGTGGTGAAAAATCAAGGCGAAACAGCTTCTAAAATTGATGTTTTATATGAATTAGAGCGAAAACTGATCGAGATTTTGTTGCTTTACGGAAATGAAGTGGAAGAATTTGAGGATGTATTGCTTAAAGCGAATGAAGAAGGGGAAATGGTGGAAGTAAGCGAAATGAATAATTATAAAGTGTACCATCGCATTTACCTGAGTTTACAGGAAGATGAGGTTGAATTAGCGAACGATTCTTTTCGGGCGATCTATAATAATCTGATTGGATATTACCACCAGAATGAAAAATTTGAAATCGAGCAATATTTGATGCGTCTGGAGCCGGAACTGGCAAGAGAGGTAACAAATATATTAATGGAAGAAGAGCGGGAAGCGCTTCACAATTGGGAAGTACAGCAAATCATTGTAAAGCAGAAAAACCAAACGATAAGTCAATACGTTTCAGAAACCATACTGACTTTACGTTGGTTTTTAGTCGACAGAATTATCAATGACCTTAAAAATTCCCTTAGTGCGGAACCGACGGCCGATAATTCAGAAATCCTGATGATGGCAGTGGACTACCAAAAATTGATTAATACATTCTCAAAAAAGCTGGGACGTGTAATGTCACGTTACAGCTAG
- a CDS encoding RNA polymerase sigma factor, with translation MKVINLHQQEKELIALAVDNNRQAQHKIYSLFAPKMLSVCRQYLKDVHQAEDIMITAFMKVFTSLKTFEHKGSFEGWIRRIMVNECISYIRVQKPVKFTEDECFFEERYNNIESQLSVDDIQFLIDNLPDGYRMVFNLYAIEGYKHNEIGKMLGISEGTSKSQLSHARRMLQEQINKLKNYQNGTE, from the coding sequence TTGAAAGTAATCAACTTACATCAGCAAGAAAAAGAACTTATCGCATTGGCGGTCGACAATAATCGACAGGCTCAGCATAAGATATATTCGCTTTTTGCTCCTAAAATGTTAAGTGTTTGCCGTCAGTATTTAAAAGATGTGCATCAGGCTGAAGATATAATGATCACTGCTTTTATGAAAGTGTTTACTAGTTTGAAAACATTCGAGCATAAAGGGAGTTTTGAAGGGTGGATCCGAAGAATTATGGTGAATGAATGCATTTCATATATCCGGGTACAAAAACCGGTGAAATTCACAGAAGATGAGTGTTTTTTCGAAGAGCGCTATAATAATATTGAAAGCCAGTTGTCAGTTGACGATATTCAGTTTCTGATCGACAATTTACCCGATGGTTACCGAATGGTTTTTAACTTGTATGCGATCGAAGGTTATAAACATAATGAGATTGGAAAAATGTTGGGAATAAGTGAGGGAACGTCAAAATCACAACTTTCACACGCCCGGAGAATGTTGCAGGAACAAATCAATAAATTAAAAAATTATCAAAATGGAACCGAATAA
- a CDS encoding polyprenyl synthetase family protein, translated as MKIVEQIKQPIGTEMELFEKKFHESMSSKVALLNRITYYIVNRKGKQMRPMFVFLTAKMVSDGTVNERTYRGASVIELIHTATLVHDDVVDDSNRRRGFFSINALWKNKIAVLVGDYLLSKGLLLSIDNNDFDLLKIISVAVREMSEGELLQIEKARRLDITEDIYYEIIRQKTATLIAACCSLGACAVKPEDTEVVERMRKFGELIGMAFQIKDDLFDYTDDAIGKPTGIDIKEQKMTLPLIYALNNCTSKEKSWCINSIKNHNKDKKRVREVISFVKERNGLVYAEQKMVQFQQEALSLLQNFPDSPYKEALILMVNYVIERKK; from the coding sequence ATGAAAATTGTAGAGCAAATAAAACAACCTATAGGGACGGAGATGGAACTTTTTGAAAAAAAGTTTCATGAATCGATGTCATCAAAAGTTGCGCTACTCAACAGAATTACTTACTACATAGTCAATCGTAAGGGAAAACAAATGCGACCGATGTTTGTTTTCTTAACAGCAAAAATGGTTTCAGACGGAACGGTAAACGAGCGTACTTACCGCGGAGCTTCAGTGATCGAGCTGATCCATACGGCGACATTGGTTCATGATGACGTGGTGGATGATAGTAATCGACGCCGTGGTTTTTTCTCAATTAATGCCTTATGGAAAAATAAAATTGCAGTTCTGGTCGGCGATTATCTGTTGTCTAAAGGATTGTTGCTTTCGATTGACAATAATGACTTTGATCTGTTAAAGATTATTTCGGTTGCCGTTCGCGAAATGAGTGAAGGGGAATTACTTCAGATCGAAAAAGCAAGACGACTGGATATTACAGAAGATATTTATTATGAGATTATCCGCCAAAAAACGGCAACGCTTATCGCAGCTTGTTGTTCTTTGGGCGCTTGTGCCGTTAAACCGGAAGATACAGAAGTGGTCGAAAGAATGCGAAAATTCGGAGAATTGATCGGAATGGCTTTTCAAATTAAAGATGATTTATTCGATTATACGGATGATGCTATCGGAAAACCGACAGGAATTGATATTAAGGAACAAAAAATGACACTTCCGTTGATATACGCTTTAAATAATTGTACTTCTAAAGAAAAAAGCTGGTGTATCAACTCGATTAAAAACCACAATAAAGATAAAAAGCGCGTTCGTGAAGTTATTTCTTTTGTAAAAGAACGAAACGGATTGGTTTACGCCGAACAAAAAATGGTGCAGTTCCAGCAAGAAGCCCTTTCATTACTACAAAATTTCCCGGATTCACCTTATAAAGAAGCTTTGATTTTAATGGTGAATTACGTGATCGAAAGAAAAAAATAA
- the rlmN gene encoding 23S rRNA (adenine(2503)-C(2))-methyltransferase RlmN → MQTEKKDIRALSKEQLRDFFVTQGDKAFRGNQVYEWLWSKGAHQFEDMTNVAKATRQMLEDNFVINHIKVDQMQRSEDGTVKNAVRLHDGLIVESVLIPTETRTTACVSSQVGCSLDCNFCATARLKRMRNLNPDEIYDQVVAIDNESKLYFDRPLSNIVFMGMGEPLMNYNNVMKAIDKITSPEGLGMSPKRITVSTSGIPKMIKKLADDEVRFKLAVSLHSAIDAIRSQIMPFSENFPLKDLRESLEYWYAKTKSRVTYEYVVWKGINDDKKSIEALVKFCKYVPCKVNLIEYNPIDDGEFQQASEQAIKDYITALERNDIVVKVRRSRGKDIDAACGQLANKEAEE, encoded by the coding sequence ATGCAAACGGAAAAGAAAGATATTAGAGCGTTAAGCAAAGAACAATTGCGCGATTTTTTTGTGACTCAGGGTGACAAAGCATTTCGCGGCAATCAGGTATACGAATGGCTGTGGAGTAAAGGAGCGCATCAATTTGAAGATATGACCAATGTTGCAAAAGCTACCCGACAAATGTTGGAGGATAACTTTGTGATTAATCATATCAAAGTGGATCAGATGCAACGTAGTGAAGACGGAACGGTGAAAAATGCAGTTCGCCTGCATGACGGATTGATCGTGGAAAGTGTATTGATTCCGACAGAAACCCGGACAACGGCCTGCGTATCCAGTCAGGTAGGATGTAGTCTGGACTGTAATTTTTGTGCCACGGCTCGTTTAAAACGAATGCGTAACCTGAATCCGGATGAGATTTATGATCAGGTCGTAGCAATCGACAACGAAAGTAAATTATATTTTGACCGTCCGCTGTCGAATATTGTATTTATGGGAATGGGCGAACCGTTAATGAATTACAATAATGTAATGAAGGCGATCGATAAAATTACATCGCCGGAAGGTTTAGGTATGTCGCCGAAACGAATTACAGTTTCGACATCGGGAATTCCTAAAATGATCAAAAAGCTGGCAGATGATGAGGTACGATTCAAATTAGCGGTGTCATTACATTCGGCTATTGATGCTATTCGTTCTCAGATTATGCCGTTCTCGGAAAATTTCCCGTTAAAAGATTTAAGAGAAAGCCTGGAATATTGGTATGCTAAAACCAAAAGCCGTGTGACGTATGAATATGTGGTATGGAAAGGAATTAACGATGATAAAAAATCAATTGAAGCATTAGTTAAATTCTGTAAATACGTGCCTTGTAAAGTAAACCTGATTGAATATAATCCTATTGACGACGGAGAGTTTCAGCAGGCATCAGAACAAGCTATAAAGGATTATATAACAGCTTTGGAACGTAACGACATAGTGGTGAAAGTGCGGCGAAGTCGCGGAAAAGATATTGATGCTGCTTGCGGTCAGTTGGCCAATAAAGAAGCAGAAGAATAA
- a CDS encoding O-methyltransferase — MHFISEALEDYVAAHSENEPALLAALNKETHQKILQPRMLSGHFQGRVLSILSKLIRPNAILEIGTYTGYAALCLAEGLTENGTLDTIDINEELFDFQRKYFDQSEWKDQIHQHLGNALEIIPTLNKKFDLVFIDADKENYINYFHLIVPLMNKGGVILSDNVLWSGKILETVKANDKSTKILLEYNQLLKDDPRVETVLLPIRDGLTVSRVL, encoded by the coding sequence ATGCATTTTATCTCTGAAGCTCTAGAAGATTATGTAGCGGCACATTCTGAGAATGAACCGGCTTTACTTGCTGCATTAAACAAAGAAACACATCAAAAAATCCTGCAACCCCGAATGTTGAGTGGTCATTTTCAGGGGCGCGTTTTGAGTATACTCTCCAAGCTAATCCGCCCGAATGCGATATTGGAAATCGGAACCTACACCGGATATGCAGCTCTTTGTTTAGCAGAAGGTCTGACCGAAAACGGCACTCTCGATACTATTGACATCAACGAAGAATTATTTGACTTTCAACGCAAATATTTTGATCAGTCAGAATGGAAAGATCAGATTCACCAACATTTAGGGAATGCTTTGGAAATTATTCCAACGTTGAACAAAAAATTTGATTTGGTATTTATTGATGCCGATAAAGAAAATTACATCAACTACTTTCATTTAATTGTTCCTTTAATGAATAAAGGTGGCGTTATTTTATCGGATAATGTATTGTGGTCCGGTAAAATACTGGAAACAGTAAAAGCGAATGACAAAAGCACCAAGATATTATTAGAGTACAATCAACTGCTAAAAGACGATCCAAGAGTCGAAACGGTTTTATTACCGATACGCGACGGACTTACGGTTAGCCGGGTATTATAA
- a CDS encoding phosphatase PAP2 family protein: MLEHLIQLDKQLLVFLNSLGSERFDGLWLIITKQIYWTPVFLYVFYLLYKKLGWKHMLLVIVFLALLIGFTDQMTNLVKNSVQRLRPCNDPETKDIIRLVKQSSSFSYFSGHAANSLASTTFIVMILRKYYKYAFLFFLFPLIFAYSRIYLGLHFPGDILSGYIFGICTGYLFSKGYEVYRKKYFPESI, translated from the coding sequence ATTTTGGAGCATTTAATTCAATTAGACAAACAACTACTGGTTTTTTTAAATAGCTTAGGTTCCGAACGTTTTGACGGACTATGGCTGATCATTACCAAACAAATTTACTGGACACCCGTTTTCCTGTATGTTTTTTATTTGTTGTATAAAAAACTGGGATGGAAACATATGCTGTTAGTGATTGTATTTCTGGCTTTATTGATCGGATTTACCGATCAGATGACCAATCTGGTTAAAAATAGTGTACAGCGTTTACGACCGTGTAATGATCCGGAAACGAAAGATATTATCCGATTGGTAAAACAAAGTTCCTCTTTTAGTTATTTTTCGGGGCATGCAGCCAATTCATTAGCATCGACCACATTTATAGTGATGATTTTACGAAAGTATTATAAATATGCCTTTTTGTTTTTCCTGTTCCCGTTGATTTTTGCCTACAGTCGTATTTATCTCGGTTTGCATTTTCCGGGAGACATATTATCCGGTTATATTTTCGGAATTTGTACCGGTTATTTGTTTTCAAAAGGATATGAAGTATATCGGAAAAAATATTTTCCGGAGAGTATATAA
- a CDS encoding Sec-independent protein translocase subunit TatA/TatB, with protein sequence MFGIGGGEIFLIILVVLMLFGSDKVPEIARTLGKGMAQIKNATNDIKNEIQKSAEENGLTKDLDFTKDLDMDLTGGIRKEIDKAKEDIEDISGPIKRQM encoded by the coding sequence ATGTTTGGTATCGGAGGCGGAGAAATATTTCTCATCATATTAGTCGTTTTAATGTTGTTTGGTTCAGATAAAGTGCCGGAAATTGCAAGAACACTTGGAAAAGGAATGGCACAGATCAAGAATGCAACAAACGATATTAAAAACGAAATTCAGAAAAGTGCCGAAGAGAACGGTTTAACTAAAGATCTTGACTTTACAAAAGACCTGGATATGGATCTTACCGGCGGAATCCGAAAAGAGATTGACAAGGCTAAAGAAGATATTGAAGATATTTCCGGACCGATAAAACGACAAATGTAA
- a CDS encoding M1 family metallopeptidase — protein sequence MKKSASIFSILALAIPLMTIAQETKNTDKKREPGHYDTNKFSQMYTQMATPNMFRTASGAPGPAYYQQQADYKIKVELDDKNTRLSGEETITYYNNSPDPLDYLWVQLDQNEKKSDSKSPLIENQRMDGAMTPDGFTKKFMEQPFQGGFNIEYVKDAKGNPMKHTVNQTMMRIDLDKTLKKGEKISFSIKWWYNINNYRVDGGRSGYEHFSKDGNNLYVIAQFYPRMAVYNDVEGWQNMQFWGEGEFALPFGNFEVSITVPADHIMEATGELMNRKEVFTADQLKRYQQAEKAYDNPVIVVTQAEAEQRSKTFSDQKKTWKFKATNVRDFAFSTSRKFIYDAMAVKIGGKNVMAVSLYPPEANPLWEQYSTRVVAHTLKSYSSYTFDYPYPKAVSISAEDQGMEYPMICWNYGRPDEKGYVSDRLKYGMMGVIIHEVGHNFFPMIVNSDERQWTWMDEGLNTFLEYLTEQSWDKNFPSSRGPAAKIVPYMSGDQRFLEPIMSNSETIHQFGANAYAKPATGLNILREIIMGHDLFDHAFRTYANRWKFKHPTPEDFFRTMEDASAVDLDWFWRGWFYSTDYVDIGIKNVKQFYVSEEPTKEMKDFAAKRGRFLQDNGPFVYMVSDSSEDFKPEMKKPFVIQDVKLLSDYVETLSPEEKKGLKAPKYFYEVEFEKPGGMMMPVIVDLEFEDGTTENYHFPVQIWRKGNEVVKRVFATEKPVKKIQVDPKLQTADIDVTNNVWPKEAVKSKFDQFEKK from the coding sequence ATGAAAAAATCGGCATCCATTTTTTCAATACTGGCATTGGCTATTCCCTTAATGACCATAGCCCAGGAAACAAAAAATACAGACAAAAAAAGAGAACCCGGACATTACGACACGAATAAGTTCAGCCAGATGTATACTCAGATGGCAACACCCAATATGTTTCGTACAGCTTCCGGTGCGCCCGGACCGGCTTATTATCAACAGCAGGCCGACTATAAAATAAAAGTCGAGCTGGATGATAAAAATACACGGTTAAGCGGAGAGGAAACGATAACCTACTACAACAATTCGCCTGATCCGTTGGATTACTTATGGGTACAATTGGATCAGAATGAAAAAAAATCCGATTCGAAGTCACCGTTAATCGAAAATCAGCGTATGGATGGTGCGATGACACCGGATGGCTTTACTAAAAAATTCATGGAACAGCCTTTTCAAGGAGGCTTTAACATCGAGTATGTAAAAGATGCTAAAGGCAATCCGATGAAACACACGGTCAATCAGACAATGATGCGAATCGATTTGGATAAAACCCTTAAAAAAGGAGAGAAAATCTCTTTTTCGATAAAATGGTGGTACAATATCAATAATTACCGCGTTGACGGCGGACGTTCCGGATATGAACACTTTAGTAAAGATGGGAATAATTTGTATGTAATTGCCCAGTTTTACCCGCGAATGGCCGTGTATAATGATGTAGAAGGCTGGCAAAATATGCAGTTTTGGGGAGAAGGTGAATTTGCCTTACCGTTCGGGAATTTTGAGGTGAGTATAACTGTTCCGGCTGATCACATAATGGAAGCAACCGGAGAGTTAATGAACCGAAAAGAGGTCTTTACCGCTGATCAGCTAAAACGGTATCAACAAGCTGAAAAAGCCTATGATAATCCGGTAATTGTAGTTACTCAGGCTGAGGCCGAACAACGTTCTAAAACATTCTCAGATCAGAAGAAGACATGGAAATTTAAAGCAACCAATGTTCGGGATTTTGCTTTTTCAACCTCAAGAAAGTTTATTTATGATGCGATGGCGGTGAAAATCGGAGGAAAAAATGTGATGGCCGTTTCTTTATATCCGCCGGAAGCCAATCCGCTATGGGAGCAATATTCAACACGGGTTGTAGCCCATACGCTAAAAAGTTACTCAAGCTATACATTCGATTATCCGTATCCGAAAGCTGTTTCTATTTCGGCAGAAGATCAGGGAATGGAATATCCGATGATTTGCTGGAATTACGGACGTCCGGATGAAAAGGGATATGTGAGCGACCGACTTAAATACGGGATGATGGGCGTTATTATTCATGAAGTGGGGCATAATTTCTTCCCGATGATCGTGAATTCCGATGAAAGACAATGGACCTGGATGGACGAAGGTTTAAATACGTTTTTAGAGTACCTTACGGAACAAAGTTGGGACAAAAACTTCCCGTCAAGCAGAGGACCGGCAGCTAAAATTGTACCGTATATGAGTGGTGATCAACGATTTTTAGAGCCTATTATGTCCAATTCGGAGACTATCCATCAGTTTGGTGCTAATGCCTATGCAAAACCGGCAACCGGATTGAATATACTAAGAGAAATCATTATGGGACATGATTTGTTCGATCATGCATTCAGAACCTATGCTAACCGTTGGAAATTCAAGCATCCGACACCGGAAGATTTTTTCCGTACGATGGAAGATGCTTCTGCTGTTGATTTGGATTGGTTCTGGCGCGGATGGTTTTACTCAACGGATTACGTAGACATCGGAATCAAAAATGTAAAACAGTTTTATGTATCGGAAGAACCGACAAAGGAAATGAAAGATTTTGCTGCGAAAAGAGGACGTTTCCTTCAGGATAACGGACCGTTTGTGTACATGGTGTCGGATAGTAGTGAAGATTTTAAACCGGAAATGAAAAAACCGTTTGTGATTCAGGATGTAAAACTTTTAAGTGATTATGTGGAAACCTTGTCACCGGAAGAGAAAAAAGGATTAAAAGCACCGAAATATTTTTATGAAGTGGAATTCGAAAAACCGGGAGGGATGATGATGCCGGTTATCGTTGACCTTGAATTTGAAGACGGTACAACTGAAAATTATCATTTCCCGGTACAAATCTGGCGAAAAGGAAACGAGGTGGTAAAACGAGTTTTTGCAACGGAAAAACCGGTTAAAAAAATACAGGTAGATCCGAAACTACAAACAGCCGATATTGATGTGACCAATAACGTTTGGCCGAAAGAAGCGGTGAAATCTAAGTTTGATCAATTCGAAAAAAAATAA
- a CDS encoding DUF6702 family protein produces MTKFLRHGFLLLLLLSLSAAGLHKFYVSIFQMNYVPEKKAVQITARIFTDDLEKALERKARKKIYFATTKEVQGTEELLKSYLTEKLHIKINNSEKQLKFLGRETEDDVVICYLTVPVTEKITSLEIYNTLLTEVYPDQQNIIHTSINSNKKSLLLTNSKPKEIIEY; encoded by the coding sequence ATGACAAAGTTTTTGCGACACGGTTTTTTATTGCTCCTTTTGTTGAGCCTGAGTGCTGCCGGCTTGCATAAATTCTATGTTTCCATTTTTCAGATGAATTACGTTCCGGAAAAAAAAGCAGTTCAGATAACAGCCAGAATTTTTACAGACGATCTGGAAAAAGCGCTGGAACGTAAAGCCCGAAAAAAAATCTACTTCGCTACTACAAAAGAAGTACAGGGAACGGAAGAGCTTTTAAAAAGTTACCTGACAGAAAAGCTGCATATTAAAATTAATAATAGCGAAAAACAACTGAAATTTTTAGGTCGGGAAACCGAAGATGATGTAGTAATTTGTTACCTCACAGTTCCGGTAACCGAAAAAATAACATCTTTGGAAATATATAATACCCTACTGACAGAAGTATACCCCGATCAGCAAAATATTATTCATACGAGTATAAACAGTAACAAAAAAAGTCTTTTGCTGACCAATAGTAAACCAAAAGAAATAATTGAATATTAG